The proteins below come from a single Thermopolyspora flexuosa genomic window:
- a CDS encoding ATP-binding protein has translation MAEDPGSTAQCLDVTLEIGFDRLLAEPHPGTTTCALRPRAESVAIARDVTRTTLTRWGLGALCDDAALVVSELVTNAVRHLPHPRAYGERPITLLLVRRVPHLVIAVADPSDGVPTPKEPDFVAEHGRGLHIVEAYSDRWGWSPLARGGKAVWALFHCAP, from the coding sequence ATGGCGGAAGATCCGGGGTCCACCGCGCAATGCCTGGACGTGACCCTCGAGATCGGCTTCGACCGCCTGCTCGCCGAGCCGCACCCCGGCACCACCACCTGCGCGCTGCGCCCACGCGCCGAGTCGGTCGCGATCGCGCGGGACGTCACCCGCACCACGCTCACCCGATGGGGGCTCGGCGCGCTCTGTGACGACGCCGCGCTCGTCGTCTCCGAGCTGGTCACCAACGCGGTGCGCCACCTGCCCCATCCCCGGGCGTACGGCGAGCGCCCGATCACGCTGCTGCTCGTGCGCCGGGTGCCGCACCTGGTCATCGCGGTGGCGGACCCGAGCGACGGCGTGCCCACGCCGAAGGAGCCCGACTTCGTCGCCGAGCACGGCCGCGGCCTGCACATCGTGGAGGCCTACAGCGACCGATGGGGATGGAGCCCGCTCGCCCGGGGCGGAAAGGCCGTTTGGGCCCTGTTCCACTGCGCCCCGTAG
- a CDS encoding helix-turn-helix domain-containing protein — protein MTQIQPGSGPTALRILLGSQLRRLREEKGLTREEAGRRIRGSESKISRMELGRVSFKPRDVADLLTLYGVEDEEQRAAVMELAEKANEPGWWHRFNDLLPSWFQAYVGLEEAASRIRTYEVQFIPGLLQTKEYARAVITAGAAGITPEEIERRVELRLQRQQVLDRPNGPFFWAVIDEAALRRPIGGTDVMRAQLGHLIDLMRQPNITIQVMPFSFGGHSAEGGAFSILRFADPDLPDIVYVEQLASALYLDKREDVDRYSEVMERLCAVSTTPDETVALLEKIMREI, from the coding sequence GTGACACAGATCCAGCCGGGATCCGGCCCCACGGCGCTTCGCATCCTGCTGGGTTCCCAGTTGCGTCGGCTCCGTGAGGAGAAAGGGCTCACCCGAGAGGAGGCGGGCCGCCGGATCCGCGGCTCCGAGTCCAAGATCAGCCGGATGGAGCTCGGCCGGGTCAGCTTCAAGCCGCGCGACGTCGCCGACCTGCTCACCCTCTACGGCGTCGAGGACGAGGAACAGAGGGCGGCGGTGATGGAACTCGCGGAGAAGGCCAACGAGCCGGGCTGGTGGCACCGCTTCAACGACCTGCTGCCCTCGTGGTTCCAGGCCTACGTCGGGCTCGAGGAGGCGGCCTCCCGCATCCGCACCTACGAGGTCCAGTTCATTCCCGGTCTGCTCCAGACGAAGGAGTACGCCCGTGCCGTGATCACGGCGGGGGCGGCCGGCATCACCCCCGAGGAGATCGAGCGCCGGGTGGAGCTGCGGCTGCAGCGCCAGCAGGTGCTCGACCGCCCGAACGGGCCGTTCTTCTGGGCGGTGATCGACGAGGCGGCGCTGCGGCGCCCGATCGGCGGCACCGACGTGATGCGCGCCCAGCTCGGGCACCTCATCGACCTGATGCGCCAGCCGAACATCACGATCCAGGTGATGCCGTTCAGCTTCGGCGGGCACAGCGCGGAGGGCGGTGCCTTCAGCATCCTGCGCTTCGCCGACCCGGACCTGCCCGACATCGTGTACGTCGAGCAGCTCGCCAGCGCCCTTTATCTGGACAAACGGGAAGACGTCGACCGGTACAGCGAGGTGATGGAGCGGCTCTGCGCCGTGAGCACCACCCCGGATGAAACGGTCGCGTTACTCGAAAAGATTATGCGAGAGATCTAA